ATTTGATTCCAGCCAGTGAAAGAGTACAGTTTTTCATCGTTTCGTGTTAATTACTCGAAGAAAGATAATCATACTCAGGATTGATCAGCCAAGGACGTGCTAGTCACATATTGACGACGTTCTTCAGACGGAAATGCTGATCACGTATGCTTGGTTAAAAGGTCAAACGACAAGTGTGCACCACAATACGCCCTTAAGCTATAAACTTCTTTTTTTCAGATTCGACACCTATAAACTCATCCTGATGTGCAAAAATCATTAATAGTTTGTTCTTAGCATTTTTCTCTACTCTATGGTCGTAGTAGAAGAGAATATTCTCATGTCGCTAGATGCTTGGTATCTTCTGCCTCGAAGTAAATTAATCAGTAATTATGCGCTGCTATGCACTCTGGAGTCTAGAGCCTGCTTCGTTTTAGTAATCGTTAGGATTAAACCAAACATTTTTCGTGTTCCTGTTAACTTTCTCGCCAACTAATGAGAGAACCAGTAGAAGGTCTCGATCACATTCTAACTTCTAACGTCCTAATCTGAATAATAGTGCATAAGACCAGGACATAATTTGATTACTCAGAACCACAATTTGCTGCCTGAACTGAGTTCCGTTCAGAAAAGAAATAAATGGGCCATTATTCCATTAATAAAGCCTGAATAAAGTGAGCACTAGATCGTTCATATTTACCTCGCTGTTAATTTTTCACCTATAGCTTTAGCAGTGAGCTCGTGAAGGAATCTGGCCATTAGTTTAGTGCTAATACTGCATCTTGATCTGAATCAAGCGAAGTGACTGCAACtgcaaccaccaccacccctcGTGCAGTCCCTCTAGTGAGTGACCCCCACATGCCCTAATTCGCACTGTCATGAGCAATCTGCAATCAGTCAGATGAACTGATCAGGCAGGTGGTTGGGAGGGAGATCATGGAGGGCGACTTCTTGGCGGCTTCGTGGCAGATGAGGGGAGTAAGTAATAGTTTGAGACGAGgtgaggagacgacgacgaaccTCTCGTGGGAGGGTCGTCTCTTCAGGATCAGGATCGCCGTCTTCAGACGTAGACACGGCGGTGATCGGCGGCGCTCAGGCGGACGGAtggaggagacgacgagacgTCCGGCGTCCGGGGAAGAATCGGCGAGGGGCGCTCGCTGCATCCCGGGGCCCTCGGCGCCAGCGGTGGGCCGGCCTTCAATGTTTCCATACGAGAATTGGGCCCTTTGCTGGGCCGGGTTGGGCCTTTTGGCCGAGATGCAACATGCGAATCAGACTGTCTATAATTGAGGGATGTAAAATggactttctttttttcttttttctttataaaGTGTTGCCTTGAATTACTTTCTGATATTCACAATGTGGTACTACAATTTTATGGTTTGTAAAAACAAACGCGTTTCTTCAGTAAGGAAATCTTCTATCAAAAGAACAAGAAATGTCTGTTAAACTTAAAtctttttttaagggaaaacgGCACGAGATTGTGCCTTTTCATTAAATATAGCGGGGGAACTTGTGCCTTTTCATTAAATATAGGGGGGAAAAATACAGCCCTAGAGCAAGAAAAAGTAAATTTCTGTTAAATCCTCAATAACAACAACGCATTTACTCATTGTATATGTACTAGAAAATAAAATGAGCCTTGTACTTGGCGGCCATTAGGCGAATTTACAACTTTCTTAACTGAGCCAAGTTGAACTGAAAAGAAGGTATATCTATGTACGCCATGCGATTTTGTCTAAGGAATCAATTGCCAAATGCATCTACCCTGTCTGGAACAGACACAACTATAGCATCTAAAAAGCACTACAAGCAAGTAATGCATTCATTCAGGATGTAATGCTCATGAGATTGTTGATGTTCTTTCACAATCATGTGTCTTGAAAGGCATAGGTATTGATCAATGACTTGTACTCTTCATTCTCCTCGCACCGTCTACTTCTAAGTACATTCATCAACCTGTCTGCGCTTTCTGCATCGTTTTTCTCCTTGAAATTCGCAAGGAGGCTCTCAACATTGGTGGGTCTTGGTCTCCATTTGCTTGGACTTGCAACTGCAGTGGCTTTCTCCAAACATGACAGTGCTTCAGATGATTGACCGTCCTTCAGGTATGCTGTGCCAAGGATTTCCCAGGTGTTTGGTTTTGGATTTCCACCTTTCTCAACAAATCTGTTCAGAGTTTGCTCAGCCTTGGTAACAAAGCCTTCTCTGGCATACCACGCTAATAAAATGTTCATAGTCTTAGGATCAAAACTGGAACTCTTGGATGCCCATTCCTCGTAAAGAAGTTCAGCTCCCTCAATATCTCCTAGCCTAACAAGGGCAGATAGTACCTCCTGGTAACCCAGGTTATGAATTGTGGGGAAAGTTGCTTTGTACCAATTCCAAACGCGGTAGACTTCTTCCTTCTTGCCGAGGTGGCTATAGAGTGTCATGAGATAATGAAAACATTTTTTCTCCCGTCCTGTCGTTCTCTTTTCAGCTTCTTTCAGGGATTCTTCCGCCTTCTCAGAGTTCCCCAACTTAATATGCATACTAGCAAGAGTTGTGTAAGTAGTCCAGTTTGCAACAACAGTCTCATCGCGAATCATCTGGTTAAAGACTTGTTCCATTGCATCAGCATCTTGCATAGCCGCACAACTCTTTATCCAAATGTTGTAAGTGCAGACATCAAAAGCAacgtttctttccatcatctcATCAATAAGTATGGACACTTTCTCAGCCTCTTCAGCATCCACATAAAAATTCATCAACACATTAAAAGGTAATGTATCAGTTGCAAATCCCTTTTTTCTCATCTGCTCAAATGTGCTTTCTGTTTTCTCTTTCATCATAGCTTGGGCATAAACATTGAGAAGAGAACCATATGTCCGCTT
This window of the Oryza sativa Japonica Group chromosome 4, ASM3414082v1 genome carries:
- the LOC136356074 gene encoding pentatricopeptide repeat-containing protein At1g02150 translates to MLLHILGSSTLAPARPSPLRQSGAGTGAATVRCASSSSNPSPSSSSSAAAAAGKQVAKVHSYGALDYERRAALRWSSLYRRIAVGHGGRPVGRTLGAWDEGERRLDKWELCRIARELRKFRRFNLALQVYDWMTERRDRFSLSSSDMAIQLDLIAKVRGVSHAEEYFEELPDPLKDKRTYGSLLNVYAQAMMKEKTESTFEQMRKKGFATDTLPFNVLMNFYVDAEEAEKVSILIDEMMERNVAFDVCTYNIWIKSCAAMQDADAMEQVFNQMIRDETVVANWTTYTTLASMHIKLGNSEKAEESLKEAEKRTTGREKKCFHYLMTLYSHLGKKEEVYRVWNWYKATFPTIHNLGYQEVLSALVRLGDIEGAELLYEEWASKSSSFDPKTMNILLAWYAREGFVTKAEQTLNRFVEKGGNPKPNTWEILGTAYLKDGQSSEALSCLEKATAVASPSKWRPRPTNVESLLANFKEKNDAESADRLMNVLRSRRCEENEEYKSLINTYAFQDT